The Siniperca chuatsi isolate FFG_IHB_CAS linkage group LG12, ASM2008510v1, whole genome shotgun sequence genome has a segment encoding these proteins:
- the hce2l1 gene encoding hatching enzyme 1.2: MHSTMILLGILFGLLTQVYTLPVKNSTGVHEGKVRLKRKYSDEITERDEMNAMDQVLEVNRRLRVPRGLSFREGDIATSYVRSAITCPSNACLWPKSVDGFVYVPFMISPLYDDMDRITIETGMQDISSGTCIKFVPRSHEGSFLDIQPRYGCWSFLGQTGGSQTLSLQTPGCMWSGVAAHEFMHALGFVHEQSRSDRDHYVSIVWKNIMPDQIHNFRKQVTNNLNSPYDYNSVMHYGRYAFSEDGGPTIIPRPDPYVPIGQRDGPSALDLHKINVLYNCGVNE, translated from the exons atgcatTCTACCATGATCCTTCTGGGTATCTTGTTTGGCTTGCTGACCCAGGTGTACACTCTACCTGTTAAG AATTCTACCGGAGTACATGAGGGAAAAGTGAGGTTGAAGAGGAAATACTCAG atgAAATTACAGAGCGTGATGAAATGAATGCAATGGATCAAGTCCTGGAAGTCAATCGCA gGTTGCGAGTCCCCCGAGGACTGTCATTCAGAGAGGGAGATATTGCCACCTCATATGTACGGAGTGCCATAACCTGCCCTAGCAATGCCTGCCTGTGGCCTAAATCAGTTGACGGATTTGTTTATGTGCCCTTCATGATCTCTCCACTATATG aCGACATGGACAGAATCACCATAGAAACTGGGATGCAAGACATTTCCTCTGGAACATGTATTAAATTTGTTCCACGCTCTCATGAAGGCAGCTTCCTCGATATTCAGCCGAGATACGG CTGCTGGTCGTTTCTGGGGCAGACTGGAGGAAGCCAGACCCTGTCACTGCAGACTCCTGGGTGCATGTGGTCTGGAGTGGCTGCCCACGAGTTCATGCACGCCCTCGGCTTTGTACATGAGCAGTCTCGCTCAGACCGAGACCACTATGTCTCAATTGTATGGAAAAACATCATGCCAG ACCAAATTCATAACTTCAGGAAACAGGTGACAAACAATCTCAATAGTCCATATGACTACAACTCTGTCATGCATTATGGAAG ATATGCCTTCTCTGAAGATGGTGGACCAACAATAATCCCCAGACCTGATCCTTACGTTCCCATTGGCCAGCGAGATGGACCCAGTGCTCTAGATCttcataaaataaatgtccTATATAACTGTG GTGTCAATGAGTAA
- the LOC122886079 gene encoding hatching enzyme 1.2, protein MEWIILLCVVSTCFSAVHAQKFLFSSKWGPIGYKEHEEHDDTTAMDEIIQANEFQASRNIDGTTSLREGDIAVSSGRRSKVCFARSCLWSKSVDGHVYIAYRLSPEYSEMETKMIKKGMENIEKGTCVRFVPWTHQRDYIDIQSKSGCWSYLGARGGRQTVSLQSPDCLRIGVISHEFMHALGFVHEQSRFDRDNYVTIMWPNIWRDRLRNFEKFKTDSLDLPYDYGSIMHFGMYAYSQDGEPTIIPKDGNIKDIQLGQASTLSHIDKQKINKLYKCGGKDDY, encoded by the exons ATGGAGTGGATTATCCTCTTGTGCGTGGTTTCCACTTGTTTCTCGGCCGTACATGCACAG AAATTTTTGTTCAGCTCAAAATGGGGCCCCATTGGCTATAAAG AACATGAAGAGCATGATGATACGACAGCAATGGATGAAATCATTCAAGCTAATGAGTTCCAAG CTTCCAGAAACATAGATGGCACTACCAGTCTCAGAGAGGGAGACATTGCTGTTTCTTCTGGAAGGCGCTCCAAAGTCTGCTTCGCCCGTAGCTGCCTCTGGTCTAAGTCAGTGGATGGACACGTCTATATTGCATATAGGCTCTCACCTGAATACT CTGAAATGGAGACAAAGATGATAAAGAAAGGGATGGAAAACATAGAGAAAGGTACCTGTGTGCGGTTTGTTCCTTGGACTCACCAGCGAGACTACATCGACATCCAGTCAAAGTCTGG GTGTTGGTCCTACCTTGGTGCGCGTGGTGGAAGACAGACCGTGTCTCTGCAGAGCCCTGACTGCCTCCGGATTGGAGTGATTTCCCATGAATTCATGCATGCCCTGGGCTTTGTGCATGAGCAGTCCCGCTTTGACCGGGACAACTATGTCACCATCATGTGGCCAAACATTTGGAGGG ATCGGTTGAGGAACTTTGAGAAATTCAAGACTGACAGCCTGGACCTGCCATATGACTATGGCTCAATCATGCACTTTGGGAT GTATGCCTACTCTCAGGATGGGGAGCCAACCATCATTCCTAAGGACGGCAACATCAAGGACATACAGCTGGGCCAGGCATCGACTCTCAGCCACATTGACAAGCAGAaaatcaacaagctttataagTGTG GTGGCAAGGATGATTACTAA